The Asterias amurensis chromosome 21, ASM3211899v1 genome has a segment encoding these proteins:
- the LOC139953207 gene encoding uncharacterized protein isoform X1, producing MSFKFHQLGLTKICRVCTNRVKTSTRKPTVCKEFVKEIYNVFDVCTWADTPDQHPHHLCELCARKVRHQRAGTRDYGFKITSLTQRIQKDWQKHPRTGSCDVCELLQKQSQGGPKPSSTKPKRGQPVIVNAQQIILPYDCSSENIFCFLQMPTATFHQQVSASIEIIGHIEQSLFTCAICLCILSRPCVQTPCQHNYCAVCLSAYFTHHKLTELKCPICMKLVNFNKVTASPRVLCVQLDSLDVACNKCSQIGNIHKVVGHKCEVTVDVRPRVTIVKHSKVIESQAKSTTTFSTRVTDAARLLKSLANDHQQGNPIPHEIEQAADKWTWIKLNEHKEHKAYLHTGGRPALVQKVTKTTELESATKSASDTGQSTMSANQALAMMRDCHLAWDQLRKLKRYIPKGFTISSERKMRKQQDIFIKDNLCGEMIKLVFPSTKADGINGFETKETPFVYINNLPSLILDYLDRLDSAGLLVWHDGVIPKDEVWLKIGGDKGGTSFKMNFQIVNVSHPNSLSNTIVFIVFEGSDSLVNLQCTLPKLMRQIADLATVKWRDKSFRLLCFGDYELLNKTYGLCGCNARYCCIYCKASKEMMQKPLAERGLSPARSLNDIKDNHQHFLKSGAKRSQAKDISFSVVSEPLIPIEVDHVILPSLHISLGVFKKLFDLFESDCHRLDEHLFKLRAQVEDEDEDEDEDEHRDTNFDVQIATSVKQRNHIAEQLTKKKSRLEELEDDLPLYVLQHTEQQDVDAEFRQMATETYQLRVDVHGLVSLTCKTQCSLNILGIMNLACKIIVSICFSQEIEMNRADLAYGTGPVVSSLDKVLSRFHVQRQAYHGKSFVGNHVHRCCTVEVIEALTAAPMKVMLENMTDDVPLAAHERLLMESANIKKKYSDIFLKFADVHHGINHARAISPQELNQIDICIKEFLNSFRASFPSSNISPKLHLLEDHAVEQLRKFRVGFGLLNEQGGELIHTDFNRTGRVVHGMRDPLQRLMAVMRRHLVGTTPEVQTNIAKTSRKHEC from the exons CAAATTCCACCAGTTAGGATTAACAAAAATATGTAGGGTATGTACAAATCgagtaaaaacatcaacaagaaaACCAACAGTATGCAAAGAATTCGTCAAGGAAATTTACAATGTATTTGATGTATGTACATGGGCTGACACTCCTGATCAACATCCCCATCATCTTTGTGAACTATGTGCGAGGAAGGTTCGTCACCAGAGAGCTGGTACTCGTGATTACGGTTTTAAGATTACTTCACTAACACAGCGGATTCAGAAAGACTGGCAAAAACATCCAAGGACAGGGTCATGTGATGTGTGTGAACTACTCCAAAAACAATCGCAAGGAGGTCCCAAACCATCATCAACCAAACCCAAAAGAGGACAACCTGTGATAGTCAACGCCCAACAGATAATTCTTCCATATGACTGTTCATCggaaaatattttctgctttctgCAAATGCCAACGGCTACCTTCCATCAGCAGGTCTCAGCCAGCATAGAAATTATCGGACATATTGAACAAAGTCTGTTTACATGTGCCATTTGCCTGTGTATTTTAAGCAGACCCTGTGTACAGACACCATGCCAGCATAATTATTGTGCAGTATGTTTGTCAGCTTACTTTACACATCACAAATTGACTGAGCTTAAATGCCCAATATGTATGAAACTGGTCAACTTCAACAAAGTAACAGCAAGTCCAAGGGTTCTTTGTGTTCAGCTTGACAGCTTGGATGTTGCATGTAACAAATGCAGCCAAATTGGCAACATCCACAAAGTTGTGGGTCACAAATGTGAAGTGACTGTTGATGTTCGGCCGAGAGTGACCATAGTAAAACATTCAAAAGTTATCGAGTCCCAGGCGAAAAGCACAACAACTTTCAGCACCAGAGTAACCGATGCTGCAAGACTGCTAAAATCCCTTGCTAACGATCACCAACAGGGCAATCCCATTCCCCATGAAATAGAGCAAGCCGCTGATAAATGGACTTGGATCAAGCTGAACGAACACAAAGAGCACAAGGCTTATCTTCACACTGGTGGAAGA CCTGCGTTAGTTCAGAAAGTGACAAAGACAACCGAGTTAGAGTCTGCTACCAAGAGTGCATCTGATACTGGGCAGAGTACGATGTCTGCGAATCAAGCATTAGCTATGATGCGTGACTGCCACCTTGCATGGGACCAGCTTCGAAAGCTGAAAAG GTATATACCTAAAGGCTTCACAATTTCATCAGAAAGGAAAATGAGGAAGCAACAAGACATCTTCATCAAGGATAACCTGTGTGGGGAAATGATTAAGCTTGTGTTTCCTTCCACCAAGGCAGATGGCATCAATGGCTTTGAAACAAAAGAAACCCCTTTTGTTTATATCAACAACCTGCCTTCCCTAATTTTGGACTACCTTGACCGCCTTGACAG tGCTGGGCTTTTGGTGTGGCATGATGGAGTTATTCCGAAGGATGAAGTCTGGTTGAAAATTGGCGGGGACAAGGGAGGGACATCTTTTAAGATGAACTTCCAGATAGTGAATGTGTCTCATCCAAATTCACTCAGCAACACAATTGTGTTCATTGTTTTTGAGGGAAGTGATTCCCTGGTCAATTTGCAATGTACACTCCCCAAACTCATGAGACAGATAGCTGACTTGGCAACAGTAAAGTGGAG AGACAAGTCCTTTCGACTTCTATGTTTTGGAGATTACGAGCTCTTGAACAAGACTTACGGCCTTTGTGGTTGCAACg CTCGTTACTGTTGCATTTATTGCAAAGCTTCCAAAGAAATGATGCAAAAACCCTTAGCTGAACGTGGACTATCCCCTGCAAGATCACTGAATGATATTAAAGACAACCACCAACACTTTCTCAAAAGTGGTGCCAAAAGGAGTCAAGCCAAAGATATTTCCTTCAGTGTTGTCAGTGAGCCGCTTATCCCCATAGAAGTTGATCAT GTTATACTTCCCAGTCTTCACATCTCACTTGGAGTTTTTAAGAAGCTCTTTGACCTGTTTGAGAGTGACTGCCACAGATTAGACGAGCACCTCTTCAAGTTGCGAGCTCAAGTGGAAGATGAGGATGAAGATGAGGATGAAGATGAACATCGCGACACTAACTTTGATGTGCAAATTGCCACTTCTGTTAAGCAGCGAAACCACATTGCAGAACAACTGACGAAGAAAAAATCACGCCTTGAAGAACTCGAGGATGATCTACCCCTGTATGTACTCCAGCACACTGAGCAGCAAGATGTGGATGCTGAATTCCGTCAGATGGCAACTGAGACATATCAGTTGAGAGTCGATGTACATGGCCTGGTGAGTTTGACATGTAAAACACAATGCAGTCTCAATATTCTTGGAATAATGAATTTAGCATGCAAAATTATTGTGTCCATTTGTTTTTCGCAGGAAATCGAAATGAATCGTGCTGACCTTGCCTATGGAACTGGTCCTGTTGTCAGCTCCTTGGACAAAGTTTTGTCAAGGTTTCATGTTCAGCGACAGGCCTACCACGGGAAGTCTTTTGTGGGCAACCATGTTCATCGATGCTGCACT GTTGAAGTCATTGAAGCATTGACTGCGGCTCCAATGAAGGTCATGCTGGAAAATATGACGGATGATGTTCCTCTTGCAGCCCACGAACGACTTCTCATGGAATCTGCGAacataaagaaaaaatacagtgACATATTTCTTAAGTTCGCAGATGTACATCATGGCATCAACCATGCGAGGGCAATCTCACCACAAGAACTTAATCAGATTG ATATCTGCATCAAAGAATTCCTGAACTCATTCCGTGCATCATTCCCAAGCTCCAACATCTCACCAAAGCTCCATCTTTTGGAAGATCATGCCGTCGAGCAGCTGAGAAAATTCCGGGTAGGATTCGGTCTGCTAAATGAACAAGGTGGCGAGCTGATACACACAGACTTCAACAGAACTGGACGAGTGGTGCACGGAATGAGGGATCCCCTTCAACGACTGATGGCTGTCATGAGAAGACACCTTGTGGGCACAACACCAGAAGTGCAGACAAACATCGCCAAAACCTCCAGAAAGCATGAATGTTAA
- the LOC139953207 gene encoding uncharacterized protein isoform X2, whose protein sequence is MSFKFHQLGLTKICRVCTNRVKTSTRKPTVCKEFVKEIYNVFDVCTWADTPDQHPHHLCELCARKVRHQRAGTRDYGFKITSLTQRIQKDWQKHPRTGSCDVCELLQKQSQGGPKPSSTKPKRGQPVIVNAQQIILPYDCSSENIFCFLQMPTATFHQQVSASIEIIGHIEQSLFTCAICLCILSRPCVQTPCQHNYCAVCLSAYFTHHKLTELKCPICMKLVNFNKVTASPRVLCVQLDSLDVACNKCSQIGNIHKVVGHKCEVTVDVRPRVTIVKHSKVIESQAKSTTTFSTRVTDAARLLKSLANDHQQGNPIPHEIEQAADKWTWIKLNEHKEHKAYLHTGGRPALVQKVTKTTELESATKSASDTGQSTMSANQALAMMRDCHLAWDQLRKLKRYIPKGFTISSERKMRKQQDIFIKDNLCGEMIKLVFPSTKADGINGFETKETPFVYINNLPSLILDYLDRLDSAGLLVWHDGVIPKDEVWLKIGGDKGGTSFKMNFQIVNVSHPNSLSNTIVFIVFEGSDSLVNLQCTLPKLMRQIADLATVKWRDKSFRLLCFGDYELLNKTYGLCGCNARYCCIYCKASKEMMQKPLAERGLSPARSLNDIKDNHQHFLKSGAKRSQAKDISFSVVSEPLIPIEVDHVILPSLHISLGVFKKLFDLFESDCHRLDEHLFKLRAQVEDEDEDEDEDEHRDTNFDVQIATSVKQRNHIAEQLTKKKSRLEELEDDLPLYVLQHTEQQDVDAEFRQMATETYQLRVDVHGLEIEMNRADLAYGTGPVVSSLDKVLSRFHVQRQAYHGKSFVGNHVHRCCTVEVIEALTAAPMKVMLENMTDDVPLAAHERLLMESANIKKKYSDIFLKFADVHHGINHARAISPQELNQIDICIKEFLNSFRASFPSSNISPKLHLLEDHAVEQLRKFRVGFGLLNEQGGELIHTDFNRTGRVVHGMRDPLQRLMAVMRRHLVGTTPEVQTNIAKTSRKHEC, encoded by the exons CAAATTCCACCAGTTAGGATTAACAAAAATATGTAGGGTATGTACAAATCgagtaaaaacatcaacaagaaaACCAACAGTATGCAAAGAATTCGTCAAGGAAATTTACAATGTATTTGATGTATGTACATGGGCTGACACTCCTGATCAACATCCCCATCATCTTTGTGAACTATGTGCGAGGAAGGTTCGTCACCAGAGAGCTGGTACTCGTGATTACGGTTTTAAGATTACTTCACTAACACAGCGGATTCAGAAAGACTGGCAAAAACATCCAAGGACAGGGTCATGTGATGTGTGTGAACTACTCCAAAAACAATCGCAAGGAGGTCCCAAACCATCATCAACCAAACCCAAAAGAGGACAACCTGTGATAGTCAACGCCCAACAGATAATTCTTCCATATGACTGTTCATCggaaaatattttctgctttctgCAAATGCCAACGGCTACCTTCCATCAGCAGGTCTCAGCCAGCATAGAAATTATCGGACATATTGAACAAAGTCTGTTTACATGTGCCATTTGCCTGTGTATTTTAAGCAGACCCTGTGTACAGACACCATGCCAGCATAATTATTGTGCAGTATGTTTGTCAGCTTACTTTACACATCACAAATTGACTGAGCTTAAATGCCCAATATGTATGAAACTGGTCAACTTCAACAAAGTAACAGCAAGTCCAAGGGTTCTTTGTGTTCAGCTTGACAGCTTGGATGTTGCATGTAACAAATGCAGCCAAATTGGCAACATCCACAAAGTTGTGGGTCACAAATGTGAAGTGACTGTTGATGTTCGGCCGAGAGTGACCATAGTAAAACATTCAAAAGTTATCGAGTCCCAGGCGAAAAGCACAACAACTTTCAGCACCAGAGTAACCGATGCTGCAAGACTGCTAAAATCCCTTGCTAACGATCACCAACAGGGCAATCCCATTCCCCATGAAATAGAGCAAGCCGCTGATAAATGGACTTGGATCAAGCTGAACGAACACAAAGAGCACAAGGCTTATCTTCACACTGGTGGAAGA CCTGCGTTAGTTCAGAAAGTGACAAAGACAACCGAGTTAGAGTCTGCTACCAAGAGTGCATCTGATACTGGGCAGAGTACGATGTCTGCGAATCAAGCATTAGCTATGATGCGTGACTGCCACCTTGCATGGGACCAGCTTCGAAAGCTGAAAAG GTATATACCTAAAGGCTTCACAATTTCATCAGAAAGGAAAATGAGGAAGCAACAAGACATCTTCATCAAGGATAACCTGTGTGGGGAAATGATTAAGCTTGTGTTTCCTTCCACCAAGGCAGATGGCATCAATGGCTTTGAAACAAAAGAAACCCCTTTTGTTTATATCAACAACCTGCCTTCCCTAATTTTGGACTACCTTGACCGCCTTGACAG tGCTGGGCTTTTGGTGTGGCATGATGGAGTTATTCCGAAGGATGAAGTCTGGTTGAAAATTGGCGGGGACAAGGGAGGGACATCTTTTAAGATGAACTTCCAGATAGTGAATGTGTCTCATCCAAATTCACTCAGCAACACAATTGTGTTCATTGTTTTTGAGGGAAGTGATTCCCTGGTCAATTTGCAATGTACACTCCCCAAACTCATGAGACAGATAGCTGACTTGGCAACAGTAAAGTGGAG AGACAAGTCCTTTCGACTTCTATGTTTTGGAGATTACGAGCTCTTGAACAAGACTTACGGCCTTTGTGGTTGCAACg CTCGTTACTGTTGCATTTATTGCAAAGCTTCCAAAGAAATGATGCAAAAACCCTTAGCTGAACGTGGACTATCCCCTGCAAGATCACTGAATGATATTAAAGACAACCACCAACACTTTCTCAAAAGTGGTGCCAAAAGGAGTCAAGCCAAAGATATTTCCTTCAGTGTTGTCAGTGAGCCGCTTATCCCCATAGAAGTTGATCAT GTTATACTTCCCAGTCTTCACATCTCACTTGGAGTTTTTAAGAAGCTCTTTGACCTGTTTGAGAGTGACTGCCACAGATTAGACGAGCACCTCTTCAAGTTGCGAGCTCAAGTGGAAGATGAGGATGAAGATGAGGATGAAGATGAACATCGCGACACTAACTTTGATGTGCAAATTGCCACTTCTGTTAAGCAGCGAAACCACATTGCAGAACAACTGACGAAGAAAAAATCACGCCTTGAAGAACTCGAGGATGATCTACCCCTGTATGTACTCCAGCACACTGAGCAGCAAGATGTGGATGCTGAATTCCGTCAGATGGCAACTGAGACATATCAGTTGAGAGTCGATGTACATGGCCTG GAAATCGAAATGAATCGTGCTGACCTTGCCTATGGAACTGGTCCTGTTGTCAGCTCCTTGGACAAAGTTTTGTCAAGGTTTCATGTTCAGCGACAGGCCTACCACGGGAAGTCTTTTGTGGGCAACCATGTTCATCGATGCTGCACT GTTGAAGTCATTGAAGCATTGACTGCGGCTCCAATGAAGGTCATGCTGGAAAATATGACGGATGATGTTCCTCTTGCAGCCCACGAACGACTTCTCATGGAATCTGCGAacataaagaaaaaatacagtgACATATTTCTTAAGTTCGCAGATGTACATCATGGCATCAACCATGCGAGGGCAATCTCACCACAAGAACTTAATCAGATTG ATATCTGCATCAAAGAATTCCTGAACTCATTCCGTGCATCATTCCCAAGCTCCAACATCTCACCAAAGCTCCATCTTTTGGAAGATCATGCCGTCGAGCAGCTGAGAAAATTCCGGGTAGGATTCGGTCTGCTAAATGAACAAGGTGGCGAGCTGATACACACAGACTTCAACAGAACTGGACGAGTGGTGCACGGAATGAGGGATCCCCTTCAACGACTGATGGCTGTCATGAGAAGACACCTTGTGGGCACAACACCAGAAGTGCAGACAAACATCGCCAAAACCTCCAGAAAGCATGAATGTTAA
- the LOC139953207 gene encoding uncharacterized protein isoform X3: MSFKFHQLGLTKICRVCTNRVKTSTRKPTVCKEFVKEIYNVFDVCTWADTPDQHPHHLCELCARKVRHQRAGTRDYGFKITSLTQRIQKDWQKHPRTGSCDVCELLQKQSQGGPKPSSTKPKRGQPVIVNAQQIILPYDCSSENIFCFLQMPTATFHQQVSASIEIIGHIEQSLFTCAICLCILSRPCVQTPCQHNYCAVCLSAYFTHHKLTELKCPICMKLVNFNKVTASPRVLCVQLDSLDVACNKCSQIGNIHKVVGHKCEVTVDVRPRVTIVKHSKVIESQAKSTTTFSTRVTDAARLLKSLANDHQQGNPIPHEIEQAADKWTWIKLNEHKEHKAYLHTGGRPALVQKVTKTTELESATKSASDTGQSTMSANQALAMMRDCHLAWDQLRKLKRYIPKGFTISSERKMRKQQDIFIKDNLCGEMIKLVFPSTKADGINGFETKETPFVYINNLPSLILDYLDRLDSAGLLVWHDGVIPKDEVWLKIGGDKGGTSFKMNFQIVNVSHPNSLSNTIVFIVFEGSDSLVNLQCTLPKLMRQIADLATVKWRDKSFRLLCFGDYELLNKTYGLCGCNARYCCIYCKASKEMMQKPLAERGLSPARSLNDIKDNHQHFLKSGAKRSQAKDISFSVVSEPLIPIEVDHVILPSLHISLGVFKKLFDLFESDCHRLDEHLFKLRAQVEDEDEDEDEDEHRDTNFDVQIATSVKQRNHIAEQLTKKKSRLEELEDDLPLYVLQHTEQQDVDAEFRQMATETYQLRVDVHGLVSLTCKTQCSLNILGIMNLACKIIVSICFSQEIEMNRADLAYGTGPVVSSLDKVLSRFHVQRQAYHGKSFVGNHVHRCCTVEVIEALTAAPMKVMLENMTDDVPLAAHERLLMESANIKKKYSDIFLKFADVHHGINHARAISPQELNQIGNLCFIFCFEKIYLHQRIPELIPCIIPKLQHLTKAPSFGRSCRRAAEKIPGRIRSAK, encoded by the exons CAAATTCCACCAGTTAGGATTAACAAAAATATGTAGGGTATGTACAAATCgagtaaaaacatcaacaagaaaACCAACAGTATGCAAAGAATTCGTCAAGGAAATTTACAATGTATTTGATGTATGTACATGGGCTGACACTCCTGATCAACATCCCCATCATCTTTGTGAACTATGTGCGAGGAAGGTTCGTCACCAGAGAGCTGGTACTCGTGATTACGGTTTTAAGATTACTTCACTAACACAGCGGATTCAGAAAGACTGGCAAAAACATCCAAGGACAGGGTCATGTGATGTGTGTGAACTACTCCAAAAACAATCGCAAGGAGGTCCCAAACCATCATCAACCAAACCCAAAAGAGGACAACCTGTGATAGTCAACGCCCAACAGATAATTCTTCCATATGACTGTTCATCggaaaatattttctgctttctgCAAATGCCAACGGCTACCTTCCATCAGCAGGTCTCAGCCAGCATAGAAATTATCGGACATATTGAACAAAGTCTGTTTACATGTGCCATTTGCCTGTGTATTTTAAGCAGACCCTGTGTACAGACACCATGCCAGCATAATTATTGTGCAGTATGTTTGTCAGCTTACTTTACACATCACAAATTGACTGAGCTTAAATGCCCAATATGTATGAAACTGGTCAACTTCAACAAAGTAACAGCAAGTCCAAGGGTTCTTTGTGTTCAGCTTGACAGCTTGGATGTTGCATGTAACAAATGCAGCCAAATTGGCAACATCCACAAAGTTGTGGGTCACAAATGTGAAGTGACTGTTGATGTTCGGCCGAGAGTGACCATAGTAAAACATTCAAAAGTTATCGAGTCCCAGGCGAAAAGCACAACAACTTTCAGCACCAGAGTAACCGATGCTGCAAGACTGCTAAAATCCCTTGCTAACGATCACCAACAGGGCAATCCCATTCCCCATGAAATAGAGCAAGCCGCTGATAAATGGACTTGGATCAAGCTGAACGAACACAAAGAGCACAAGGCTTATCTTCACACTGGTGGAAGA CCTGCGTTAGTTCAGAAAGTGACAAAGACAACCGAGTTAGAGTCTGCTACCAAGAGTGCATCTGATACTGGGCAGAGTACGATGTCTGCGAATCAAGCATTAGCTATGATGCGTGACTGCCACCTTGCATGGGACCAGCTTCGAAAGCTGAAAAG GTATATACCTAAAGGCTTCACAATTTCATCAGAAAGGAAAATGAGGAAGCAACAAGACATCTTCATCAAGGATAACCTGTGTGGGGAAATGATTAAGCTTGTGTTTCCTTCCACCAAGGCAGATGGCATCAATGGCTTTGAAACAAAAGAAACCCCTTTTGTTTATATCAACAACCTGCCTTCCCTAATTTTGGACTACCTTGACCGCCTTGACAG tGCTGGGCTTTTGGTGTGGCATGATGGAGTTATTCCGAAGGATGAAGTCTGGTTGAAAATTGGCGGGGACAAGGGAGGGACATCTTTTAAGATGAACTTCCAGATAGTGAATGTGTCTCATCCAAATTCACTCAGCAACACAATTGTGTTCATTGTTTTTGAGGGAAGTGATTCCCTGGTCAATTTGCAATGTACACTCCCCAAACTCATGAGACAGATAGCTGACTTGGCAACAGTAAAGTGGAG AGACAAGTCCTTTCGACTTCTATGTTTTGGAGATTACGAGCTCTTGAACAAGACTTACGGCCTTTGTGGTTGCAACg CTCGTTACTGTTGCATTTATTGCAAAGCTTCCAAAGAAATGATGCAAAAACCCTTAGCTGAACGTGGACTATCCCCTGCAAGATCACTGAATGATATTAAAGACAACCACCAACACTTTCTCAAAAGTGGTGCCAAAAGGAGTCAAGCCAAAGATATTTCCTTCAGTGTTGTCAGTGAGCCGCTTATCCCCATAGAAGTTGATCAT GTTATACTTCCCAGTCTTCACATCTCACTTGGAGTTTTTAAGAAGCTCTTTGACCTGTTTGAGAGTGACTGCCACAGATTAGACGAGCACCTCTTCAAGTTGCGAGCTCAAGTGGAAGATGAGGATGAAGATGAGGATGAAGATGAACATCGCGACACTAACTTTGATGTGCAAATTGCCACTTCTGTTAAGCAGCGAAACCACATTGCAGAACAACTGACGAAGAAAAAATCACGCCTTGAAGAACTCGAGGATGATCTACCCCTGTATGTACTCCAGCACACTGAGCAGCAAGATGTGGATGCTGAATTCCGTCAGATGGCAACTGAGACATATCAGTTGAGAGTCGATGTACATGGCCTGGTGAGTTTGACATGTAAAACACAATGCAGTCTCAATATTCTTGGAATAATGAATTTAGCATGCAAAATTATTGTGTCCATTTGTTTTTCGCAGGAAATCGAAATGAATCGTGCTGACCTTGCCTATGGAACTGGTCCTGTTGTCAGCTCCTTGGACAAAGTTTTGTCAAGGTTTCATGTTCAGCGACAGGCCTACCACGGGAAGTCTTTTGTGGGCAACCATGTTCATCGATGCTGCACT GTTGAAGTCATTGAAGCATTGACTGCGGCTCCAATGAAGGTCATGCTGGAAAATATGACGGATGATGTTCCTCTTGCAGCCCACGAACGACTTCTCATGGAATCTGCGAacataaagaaaaaatacagtgACATATTTCTTAAGTTCGCAGATGTACATCATGGCATCAACCATGCGAGGGCAATCTCACCACAAGAACTTAATCAGATTGGTAATCTTTGTTTTATATTCTGCTTTGAAAAAAT ATATCTGCATCAAAGAATTCCTGAACTCATTCCGTGCATCATTCCCAAGCTCCAACATCTCACCAAAGCTCCATCTTTTGGAAGATCATGCCGTCGAGCAGCTGAGAAAATTCCGGGTAGGATTCGGTCTGCTAAATGA